The following proteins are co-located in the Abditibacteriaceae bacterium genome:
- a CDS encoding RDD family protein — MDSPTPLPLECLASPWKRLAASACDCLLILFAHIVFWIFFNALVDSPDAVPDALARRIQLGSSGLCWLYFWVSWSLGTTPGQRLWHIRVVAENGARPGWRRGFVRCLGYMLASIPLKMGLVAAWFHPHRQGWHDRIARTVVVERDAPRAFQLPPFPAATGKAAPPLIDVGAARHGWPLALIACGVLACAMTWPVAAQLSARIAGEGITGDSGVFVWNYWFFRHALLSGTALTSTDLLFYPERVSLLFHTMNWFNCVLAFPLLPVFGSVATYNLLFIFSFASCTFSAYWFCCAFTRNRLASFAAAIPFAFASYFLAHGLGHANLQSAQFIPLFALFYYASLVQPCRRYAVAAAFALALNALCDWQYFLFSLVLGACLFVGVEHFFASDRALFKVRSGSTVLTVALGTILLSPLLFPALLEAGTSRGVDKSGQMAGFSADIANFIAANPMHPRARAEDGMLQINNIEHTVNLGWLALPLALVGFWSVRRRAKSFVLVALVFFLGACGPRLHLFSAAPLSTSMMLAFGGAPGNAFDLPWDNRQLVQASGRAAASPEILLQSSVEMMLPFAWLPRVVPRVVPLLRPFRVVARLAVVVLLCVSLGVAFALARLMRLVHLRGHRHLAWLIPTVAGLLFLAEQWPVPYPSTPVRIPQFYQRLARDSTTRALLEVPVSDAPETMALQTVSGKAIFFGNLARASPNAYRFIQHNIILRKLSPIDYGTPMPKQSLVEARTELLSLGTRYITIRTDKPRAEEHEKFLRNELRLSLIATEGTLRVYKL, encoded by the coding sequence ATGGATTCCCCGACTCCGCTTCCTCTTGAATGTCTGGCTTCGCCGTGGAAGCGACTGGCCGCTTCGGCGTGCGATTGCTTGCTGATATTATTCGCCCACATCGTTTTCTGGATTTTCTTCAATGCGCTTGTCGATTCACCCGACGCGGTGCCCGATGCGCTGGCCCGGCGTATCCAGTTGGGCAGCAGTGGGCTTTGCTGGCTGTATTTCTGGGTGAGTTGGAGTTTGGGAACAACGCCGGGGCAGCGTCTGTGGCATATTCGCGTCGTCGCTGAAAACGGCGCACGGCCCGGATGGAGGCGCGGGTTCGTACGTTGTCTGGGCTACATGCTTGCGTCGATTCCACTAAAAATGGGCCTCGTTGCTGCGTGGTTTCACCCGCATCGACAGGGTTGGCACGACCGTATTGCGCGTACTGTTGTTGTAGAGCGCGATGCGCCTCGTGCATTTCAACTGCCGCCTTTTCCGGCTGCTACGGGCAAAGCTGCGCCACCGCTCATTGATGTTGGCGCAGCACGACATGGTTGGCCTTTGGCACTTATAGCGTGCGGTGTATTGGCGTGCGCTATGACATGGCCCGTTGCAGCGCAGCTTTCCGCGCGCATTGCTGGTGAGGGCATCACCGGCGACAGCGGCGTTTTCGTGTGGAATTATTGGTTTTTTCGCCATGCGCTGCTTTCGGGCACTGCGCTGACCTCGACCGATTTACTGTTTTACCCCGAACGCGTGTCGCTTTTGTTTCACACAATGAACTGGTTTAATTGTGTGCTCGCGTTTCCTTTGCTGCCTGTCTTTGGCTCTGTTGCTACTTATAACTTGCTCTTTATATTTAGCTTCGCGTCTTGCACTTTCAGTGCTTACTGGTTTTGCTGCGCTTTCACACGCAATCGACTGGCTTCATTCGCGGCTGCGATTCCTTTTGCCTTCGCTTCATATTTTCTGGCTCACGGGTTGGGTCACGCGAACTTGCAATCGGCGCAGTTCATTCCACTCTTTGCACTCTTCTACTATGCGAGTCTGGTGCAGCCGTGCCGTCGTTACGCTGTTGCAGCAGCGTTTGCGCTCGCGTTAAATGCTTTGTGTGATTGGCAGTATTTTTTGTTTTCGCTGGTTCTAGGAGCGTGTTTGTTCGTCGGTGTCGAGCATTTCTTCGCTTCGGATCGGGCTTTATTCAAAGTACGCTCAGGTTCGACCGTCCTCACCGTCGCGTTGGGCACAATATTGCTTTCACCTCTTCTTTTTCCGGCTCTCTTGGAGGCGGGCACAAGTCGTGGCGTCGATAAAAGCGGGCAAATGGCCGGTTTCAGCGCCGACATCGCCAACTTTATCGCCGCGAATCCGATGCATCCACGCGCTCGGGCCGAAGATGGAATGCTGCAAATTAATAATATCGAGCACACCGTAAATCTCGGTTGGCTGGCTTTGCCTTTAGCCCTCGTTGGTTTTTGGTCGGTGCGGCGACGCGCAAAGTCTTTTGTGCTGGTTGCTTTGGTTTTTTTCCTCGGCGCGTGTGGGCCACGGCTGCATTTATTCAGCGCAGCTCCGCTTTCAACATCGATGATGCTCGCGTTTGGTGGCGCCCCGGGCAATGCGTTCGATTTGCCATGGGACAATCGTCAACTCGTGCAAGCCAGCGGAAGAGCAGCCGCATCGCCAGAAATTTTGCTGCAATCTTCTGTCGAAATGATGCTTCCTTTTGCGTGGTTGCCGCGTGTTGTGCCGCGTGTTGTGCCGCTGCTGCGCCCGTTTCGCGTTGTCGCGCGGTTGGCCGTCGTGGTTTTGCTTTGCGTTTCTCTGGGGGTTGCGTTTGCTCTCGCACGCTTAATGCGTCTGGTGCATCTGCGTGGACATCGACACTTGGCGTGGCTCATTCCCACAGTCGCAGGTTTGCTTTTCCTCGCCGAACAATGGCCCGTGCCTTATCCTTCCACTCCAGTTCGCATTCCGCAATTTTACCAACGTCTCGCCAGGGACTCGACAACGCGCGCGCTGCTTGAAGTCCCAGTCTCCGACGCTCCCGAAACGATGGCTTTACAAACGGTAAGCGGAAAAGCGATATTTTTCGGCAATCTCGCGCGTGCCTCGCCCAATGCCTACCGGTTCATTCAACACAACATAATTTTACGCAAACTTTCTCCGATAGATTATGGGACGCCGATGCCAAAGCAATCGCTTGTTGAAGCACGGACCGAATTGCTTTCTCTGGGTACACGCTACATCACCATTCGAACAGATAAGCCGCGCGCCGAAGAACACGAAAAATTTCTGAGAAATGAGTTACGCCTTTCGTTGATTGCCACGGAGGGAACCCTGCGCGTTTATAAACTATGA
- a CDS encoding glycosyltransferase yields MPTVSVIIPIYNRGEAVRRTIDSALAQTVALGEILVVDDGSTDSTSDWIETHYRDERTVRLIRQRNGGVASARNRGLKEARGEWIAFLDHDDAWHPRKLESLLEKARPEVGVVYSRWCETDAEGKLLDVLKPSKAQPREGNVFDWLFGWSCPIISMSVPIIRRDLFAKVGGFDPRCVPADDWDLWLRLARVTRFAFVDEELTLYAVHENQQSRAQSAVFRAARRILSQYPVELARRPFLLWWLLWSKPFELSIPAYERAKAGSHSAFLQAARLHPLALFAPQWVALLARRIFRR; encoded by the coding sequence ATGCCTACAGTTTCAGTCATCATTCCTATATACAATCGAGGAGAAGCCGTGCGCCGCACCATCGACAGTGCACTGGCTCAAACGGTTGCCCTTGGGGAAATACTGGTGGTCGATGATGGTTCGACCGACAGCACGTCCGATTGGATTGAAACACACTACCGCGATGAAAGAACGGTTCGTTTGATTCGGCAGAGGAATGGCGGAGTGGCAAGCGCGCGCAATCGAGGTCTAAAAGAAGCACGGGGCGAATGGATTGCCTTTCTCGATCACGACGACGCGTGGCACCCACGCAAGCTTGAAAGCCTTCTGGAAAAAGCTAGGCCTGAAGTCGGCGTTGTTTACTCACGCTGGTGCGAAACCGATGCGGAAGGAAAGCTACTTGACGTTCTAAAGCCATCGAAAGCACAACCGCGCGAAGGCAACGTATTCGATTGGTTGTTTGGCTGGAGTTGTCCTATTATTTCGATGAGTGTGCCGATTATTCGTCGCGATTTGTTCGCGAAAGTCGGTGGCTTCGATCCGCGTTGTGTTCCCGCCGATGACTGGGATTTATGGCTCCGACTGGCTCGCGTCACTCGTTTTGCCTTCGTCGATGAAGAACTTACGCTTTACGCGGTGCATGAGAATCAACAAAGTCGCGCGCAATCGGCGGTGTTTCGTGCGGCCCGACGCATTCTTTCTCAATATCCTGTCGAGTTAGCGCGACGCCCGTTCTTGCTGTGGTGGCTTTTATGGTCGAAGCCTTTTGAGCTGTCGATTCCGGCCTACGAACGCGCAAAAGCCGGAAGTCACAGTGCGTTTCTTCAGGCGGCCCGCCTGCATCCACTCGCGCTCTTCGCACCTCAATGGGTTGCATTGCTGGCACGCCGTATCTTTAGGAGATGA
- a CDS encoding glycosyltransferase family 2 protein — MSLEISVIIPTYNRGRVIQTTVESVLLQNIDADLVEVIIVDDGSTDNTWDVLQMLYGTNPRVRLFRTENSGVARARNFGLKQARGEFIAYLDHDDVWLPDKLKLQHAEITKNPDVGVVYCNWVAVDETGNEMPSIIQFQRHWWWQPAEGNVFPWILLPHPYEIIRNPIVSMSVPLMRTAALRDIGGFDAQLVPSDDWDLWIRLAQKTHFSYAPQVLVHYVHHSLQQHKQMHNAYSSVIKICRKHKVSWHLHPWVRWKQEMIIRYCLAFMNFPEAKNALAKSNYYKVFFLATRAAFWRPDILITRRWSTLLYRALTRQSKPY, encoded by the coding sequence ATGAGCCTTGAAATATCCGTCATTATCCCCACCTATAATAGAGGGCGAGTTATTCAAACGACGGTTGAAAGTGTTCTGCTCCAGAATATCGATGCAGATTTAGTCGAAGTTATCATCGTAGATGATGGTTCAACTGATAACACCTGGGATGTTCTGCAGATGTTATACGGAACGAATCCACGGGTTCGACTATTTCGAACTGAGAACAGCGGTGTTGCGCGTGCTCGCAATTTTGGCCTGAAGCAGGCACGAGGAGAGTTCATTGCCTATCTTGATCACGATGATGTTTGGTTACCTGATAAATTAAAACTACAACATGCGGAGATAACGAAAAACCCAGATGTTGGTGTCGTTTATTGTAATTGGGTAGCAGTAGATGAGACTGGAAATGAAATGCCGTCTATTATTCAGTTTCAGCGGCATTGGTGGTGGCAGCCTGCAGAAGGAAACGTCTTTCCTTGGATTCTTTTACCACATCCCTACGAGATCATCCGTAATCCAATCGTTTCAATGTCTGTGCCTCTTATGCGAACGGCAGCATTACGTGATATCGGGGGTTTTGACGCGCAACTTGTTCCTTCTGATGACTGGGATTTATGGATTAGGCTCGCTCAAAAGACTCATTTTTCTTATGCTCCACAAGTTCTGGTCCACTACGTCCATCATTCACTGCAGCAGCATAAGCAAATGCACAATGCTTACAGTTCAGTAATAAAAATATGTCGTAAGCATAAGGTGTCCTGGCATCTTCACCCCTGGGTTCGCTGGAAACAAGAGATGATAATTCGATACTGCCTTGCCTTTATGAATTTTCCAGAAGCCAAGAACGCTCTTGCCAAAAGTAACTATTACAAAGTTTTCTTCCTTGCGACACGGGCTGCTTTTTGGCGCCCTGACATACTAATTACTCGTCGCTGGTCTACTCTCTTGTATCGTGCGTTGACACGGCAGAGCAAGCCTTACTGA
- a CDS encoding trypsin-like peptidase domain-containing protein → MKQRSFLALVGAVGIGMAIGACSRFAPSTDSRSNLVDSPVQAQTTSTNANSPIRNADDLARLSTTYADIAQRVTPAVVNISSQQIIRGRVLRDPFAELFGGDGEVREPDQKSESTGSGVIVDGRGIVITNNHVIENAASITVTLTDRRRFKAKLIGTDPPTDVAVLKIDSSSALPVVPFADSDKAAVGDIVLAIGSPFNLASSVTQGIISAKARRDLGISAVEDFLQTDAAINPGNSGGALVDISGKLVGINTAILSRSGGSQGIGLAIPARLVQKISGQLLASGRVTRGYLGIVAEAVTDDIAAELGLKDGRGVLVTGVAGESPAAGLPWARRGGNVLLRAGGQEVESPGQLRNLIADAAPGSTLSLEVWQNGKTRTFDATVGRRGSNTRGI, encoded by the coding sequence GTGAAACAACGCTCTTTCCTCGCTCTCGTCGGTGCTGTGGGTATCGGTATGGCTATCGGCGCGTGTTCGCGCTTTGCGCCCTCGACGGATTCCAGAAGTAACCTGGTCGATTCGCCCGTGCAGGCGCAGACGACTTCAACAAATGCGAATTCTCCAATTCGCAACGCCGATGATTTGGCGCGGCTTTCCACAACTTACGCCGACATCGCCCAGCGCGTGACTCCGGCGGTTGTAAATATTTCGTCGCAGCAAATCATTCGCGGGCGCGTGTTGCGCGACCCTTTTGCCGAGCTCTTTGGTGGCGATGGCGAAGTGCGCGAACCCGATCAGAAATCGGAAAGTACCGGCTCAGGCGTGATTGTGGATGGTCGCGGCATTGTAATTACCAATAACCATGTGATTGAAAACGCCGCTTCCATCACGGTGACTCTCACCGACCGGCGGCGTTTCAAAGCCAAGCTGATCGGCACCGATCCGCCAACAGATGTGGCCGTTTTAAAAATTGATTCCTCCTCTGCGCTGCCTGTTGTGCCATTCGCCGATTCGGACAAAGCTGCTGTCGGTGACATTGTTCTAGCGATTGGCTCGCCGTTTAACCTTGCGTCCAGCGTGACGCAGGGCATAATTTCCGCAAAAGCGCGCCGCGACCTGGGCATCTCTGCCGTCGAAGATTTCCTGCAAACCGACGCGGCGATTAACCCCGGCAATTCGGGCGGTGCACTCGTCGATATTTCCGGCAAGCTCGTTGGAATCAACACCGCGATTCTGTCGCGCAGCGGTGGCAGTCAGGGTATCGGGCTCGCGATTCCCGCGCGTTTGGTGCAGAAAATTTCCGGCCAGCTCTTAGCCTCTGGCCGCGTGACGCGCGGTTATCTGGGAATCGTTGCTGAAGCTGTGACCGACGACATTGCCGCCGAACTGGGCCTTAAAGATGGGCGCGGAGTGCTTGTGACAGGCGTTGCCGGTGAAAGCCCGGCGGCAGGTCTGCCGTGGGCGCGGCGCGGAGGCAACGTCTTGTTGCGCGCGGGCGGTCAGGAAGTGGAATCGCCCGGTCAGCTGCGTAATCTCATCGCCGATGCAGCGCCCGGCTCCACGCTTTCACTCGAAGTCTGGCAGAATGGTAAAACGCGCACCTTTGATGCAACTGTCGGGCGTCGTGGCTCTAATACACGCGGTATTTAA
- a CDS encoding glycosyltransferase, whose amino-acid sequence MSKDIKNAEKSSFAGALHGRRIFIVLGEFHMGGAERQALLLARYLRDIGGAHVEVWSTRYENGRVSQECERFGLPWHLSVLKWKPNRFLLLKDLLLFAFSLRRAKPDVILPYVTFQNVVSGIAWRWTGAKTCIWSQREVGVMQLSAKNERLAVRKTPLFISNSALGAHYLVETLHADPEAVHIVHNGVDMDAPKDSRTEWQSRIGWSKEKFYACMIANFNESKDQITLVRAWRDVVDNQRPGENAVLLFAGLKDGAYQQAYEKAYAVVKELNLEEHVLFLGSVDDVSGLLQVVDLGVFSSHSEGCPNGVLECMAQGLAVVGSDIPGVREAVGSEYPFLAPARDASTFARLILQLQRDCNLRHATGKRNLKRIEDDFSPLRLYERTAALIIKGLRMAGQKIPEGSMENKL is encoded by the coding sequence ATGTCAAAAGATATAAAGAACGCCGAGAAAAGTTCCTTTGCGGGTGCCTTACATGGTCGCAGAATATTCATTGTTCTTGGTGAATTTCATATGGGTGGGGCTGAGCGTCAAGCTTTGCTACTAGCACGGTATCTCAGAGATATTGGAGGGGCTCATGTTGAAGTGTGGAGTACTCGTTACGAAAACGGACGAGTGTCGCAAGAATGCGAGAGGTTCGGTTTACCTTGGCATCTATCGGTATTGAAGTGGAAACCAAACCGCTTCTTGCTCTTGAAAGATCTTTTATTATTTGCCTTTTCTTTAAGGCGGGCAAAGCCGGACGTTATATTGCCTTATGTTACTTTTCAAAATGTAGTAAGTGGCATTGCTTGGCGTTGGACGGGAGCCAAAACATGCATTTGGAGTCAGCGTGAAGTCGGCGTGATGCAATTAAGTGCAAAGAATGAGCGACTCGCTGTACGCAAGACTCCACTTTTTATTTCTAACTCTGCACTAGGCGCCCATTATCTAGTCGAAACACTTCACGCCGATCCTGAGGCTGTTCATATTGTCCATAATGGAGTTGATATGGACGCCCCAAAAGATAGCCGGACCGAATGGCAATCACGCATCGGGTGGTCTAAAGAGAAATTCTATGCATGTATGATTGCCAATTTCAACGAGAGTAAAGATCAAATAACATTGGTCCGTGCTTGGCGAGATGTAGTTGATAACCAGCGGCCAGGGGAGAATGCAGTTCTCTTGTTTGCTGGGTTGAAAGATGGTGCATACCAACAAGCCTATGAAAAAGCCTACGCAGTTGTAAAGGAATTGAACTTAGAAGAGCATGTTCTCTTCTTGGGAAGTGTGGATGATGTTTCTGGATTGCTACAAGTAGTTGATCTCGGTGTATTTAGTTCGCACTCGGAAGGCTGCCCGAACGGTGTACTCGAATGTATGGCTCAAGGATTAGCCGTTGTTGGAAGCGATATTCCGGGAGTGCGCGAGGCCGTTGGCTCTGAATATCCTTTTTTGGCTCCCGCTCGGGACGCGTCTACTTTTGCAAGATTGATTTTGCAATTACAACGCGATTGTAATTTGCGTCACGCGACAGGAAAGCGTAATTTGAAACGAATCGAAGATGATTTTAGCCCTCTGCGCTTGTACGAGCGTACTGCTGCCTTGATCATTAAGGGGTTGCGGATGGCCGGGCAAAAGATTCCAGAAGGTAGTATGGAAAACAAACTATGA
- a CDS encoding glycosyltransferase family 1 protein — protein MHIALDVRVVRAAKTGDRTYALTLLQGLAALNLDAKQWKFSLLLDGPDDENILPQSPCFETVVLPAQNSRLWTLVALPRWARRARPDLVHVQYLAPLTLCCPFVSTIHDVVWRAQPATFPPLHRTILTRFMPGTARRAAKIICGSEAAKQDIARYLRVRKMKIKVMPYAVESRFHQAAKDGITAVAISAVRARYGLGEQPYILSVGVRQPRKNLARLQTSFARLKNAHPDWPHQLVIVGKEGWGEETAAPSDTIFTGYVADDDLPALYAGAEVFAYPSLYEGFGLPVVEAQCCSTPVLTSNISSLPEAAGGAALLVNPYSEEELARGLERILTDAPLRNDLRARAEKHVKNHTPESLALATLAIYQSV, from the coding sequence ATGCATATCGCTCTCGATGTTCGAGTTGTCCGCGCTGCGAAAACCGGCGACCGCACCTATGCTCTCACTTTGCTGCAGGGTTTGGCGGCGTTAAATCTCGACGCGAAGCAGTGGAAGTTCTCATTGCTTCTCGACGGGCCAGACGACGAGAACATTCTTCCGCAATCGCCTTGCTTTGAAACAGTTGTTTTGCCCGCACAGAATTCTCGTTTATGGACATTAGTCGCTTTGCCGCGATGGGCGCGGCGCGCGCGGCCCGATTTAGTTCATGTTCAGTATCTCGCGCCACTCACATTGTGCTGTCCGTTCGTTTCCACGATTCATGATGTTGTGTGGCGTGCGCAACCGGCGACGTTTCCACCTCTGCATCGCACGATTCTGACGCGTTTCATGCCTGGTACCGCACGTCGTGCCGCAAAGATCATTTGTGGCAGCGAGGCAGCAAAGCAAGACATCGCGCGCTATTTACGCGTGCGTAAAATGAAAATAAAGGTAATGCCGTATGCTGTTGAGTCGCGGTTTCATCAAGCGGCGAAAGACGGCATTACGGCAGTTGCCATTTCTGCGGTTCGCGCACGTTATGGTCTGGGGGAGCAGCCCTATATTCTCAGCGTCGGCGTGCGGCAACCGCGCAAGAATCTGGCGCGGTTGCAAACGTCCTTTGCTCGATTGAAGAACGCGCATCCCGATTGGCCTCATCAGCTGGTTATTGTTGGTAAAGAAGGCTGGGGTGAAGAAACAGCCGCGCCGTCGGACACGATTTTCACCGGCTACGTCGCCGACGACGATTTGCCTGCGCTTTACGCCGGAGCCGAAGTTTTCGCGTATCCCAGTTTGTACGAAGGTTTTGGCCTGCCTGTGGTCGAAGCTCAGTGCTGCAGTACGCCAGTTCTTACCAGCAACATTTCGTCGCTGCCAGAAGCTGCCGGCGGCGCGGCGCTGTTAGTTAATCCGTATTCAGAGGAAGAACTCGCGCGAGGTCTGGAAAGAATCCTGACCGATGCTCCCCTGCGTAATGATCTCCGCGCGCGCGCAGAGAAGCACGTCAAAAATCATACGCCTGAGAGTCTTGCTCTAGCGACGCTGGCGATTTACCAGAGCGTGTGA
- the asnB gene encoding asparagine synthase (glutamine-hydrolyzing) gives MCGITGIIRFDGKSRSSEIEQMTACLSHRGPDGKGQWIHEGVAFGHRRLSIIDISEGAQPMSNEDDSVWLTYNGEIYNFRQLREQLEGLGHYFKTHCDTEVIIHAYEQWGNDCVKHLRGMFAFCIVDLKKRCFLLARDPFGIKPLCYRVGAGYIAFASELSALRAVQDAVPLGNAQAVDYFLRFQYIPAPYTIYDNVFKLPPATLLSGSLDGKIEETQEYQDINFSPEPEHGSSYWESEADSVWSESVNAHLISDVHFGVFLSGGLDSTLVALKMSQLVDGPLHAFTLDFPYADYSEAKYARQAAARCGVTLHTATMGDDAISILPQLIEHYGEPFGDSSALPTWYVARLARDHVPMVLSGDGGDENFGGYSTYLTWMELDALERARRLSFSHPKKALGSLLLHGRRVVKGETTLLDNWQQHMMYVKEQARRSLWRDEFHTVLSEPCFPFVTADERARKGRFDRLAYAQYLDFRTYLPGAVLTKVDVASMYHGLEVRTPLLDNKVNAFAVRLPLEQRVRRKPDGSLVSKSLMKAVLRRDFNDDFVNRPKQGFAVPRALWFLKDHPNRPYLENLLVGKNSPLCRLFRPETIKLELAKHTGSCDNSNTLWLLTVLSLWLGQNPDVVFEGET, from the coding sequence ATGTGCGGAATTACAGGAATTATACGCTTCGACGGCAAGTCACGTAGCTCTGAAATTGAGCAGATGACCGCTTGTTTGAGCCATCGAGGGCCAGACGGCAAGGGCCAGTGGATACATGAAGGGGTGGCTTTCGGCCATCGACGGCTTTCAATCATCGATATCTCTGAGGGAGCCCAGCCCATGAGTAACGAAGATGATAGTGTCTGGCTTACGTACAATGGAGAAATTTATAATTTTCGGCAATTGCGTGAACAGCTTGAAGGCTTAGGCCACTATTTTAAGACACATTGCGACACCGAAGTTATAATTCACGCGTACGAACAATGGGGGAACGATTGCGTAAAGCATCTACGTGGTATGTTTGCTTTTTGCATCGTAGACCTTAAAAAACGGTGTTTTCTATTGGCGCGCGATCCGTTTGGTATCAAACCGCTTTGCTATCGTGTAGGTGCAGGGTACATTGCGTTTGCTTCTGAGTTGTCGGCACTTAGGGCCGTGCAAGATGCTGTCCCTCTCGGCAATGCACAGGCTGTGGACTACTTCCTTCGATTTCAATATATTCCAGCGCCCTATACGATCTACGACAATGTTTTTAAATTGCCGCCAGCGACATTATTGAGTGGCTCGCTAGATGGGAAAATAGAAGAAACCCAAGAGTATCAAGACATAAATTTTTCGCCTGAGCCAGAGCACGGAAGCTCCTATTGGGAATCTGAGGCGGACAGTGTTTGGTCGGAATCCGTAAATGCACATTTAATATCGGACGTTCATTTCGGGGTATTTTTATCCGGTGGCCTAGATTCTACGCTTGTTGCGTTAAAAATGAGCCAGCTTGTGGATGGGCCGTTACATGCTTTTACTCTAGACTTCCCCTACGCTGACTACTCAGAGGCAAAGTACGCGCGCCAAGCTGCGGCTCGTTGTGGAGTAACATTACATACAGCAACCATGGGGGATGATGCTATATCTATTCTTCCACAACTCATCGAGCATTACGGCGAGCCCTTCGGTGACTCCTCTGCATTACCCACCTGGTACGTAGCCCGTTTGGCGCGCGACCATGTTCCTATGGTGCTATCTGGTGATGGCGGTGACGAAAACTTTGGCGGGTATTCTACCTATTTAACATGGATGGAACTCGATGCACTTGAGCGTGCTCGCCGCCTTTCTTTTTCTCACCCTAAGAAGGCGTTAGGTTCGCTATTGCTGCACGGGCGGCGCGTTGTTAAAGGCGAAACTACTCTCCTTGATAATTGGCAACAGCATATGATGTATGTTAAGGAACAAGCACGTCGTAGTTTATGGCGTGATGAATTCCACACTGTGTTATCTGAGCCATGCTTCCCTTTTGTTACTGCAGATGAACGTGCTCGGAAGGGACGTTTCGATAGATTAGCGTACGCCCAGTACTTAGATTTTCGCACTTATTTACCGGGGGCTGTTCTTACAAAGGTAGATGTTGCCAGTATGTATCACGGCCTTGAGGTTCGAACGCCGTTGTTAGATAACAAGGTGAATGCTTTTGCAGTGCGTTTACCGCTCGAACAGCGTGTTCGGCGTAAGCCAGATGGTTCCCTCGTCTCGAAGTCTTTGATGAAAGCTGTCCTACGCCGTGATTTCAACGACGATTTTGTTAACAGGCCGAAACAGGGGTTCGCTGTGCCCCGTGCATTGTGGTTTCTTAAAGATCATCCTAATCGACCGTACTTAGAAAACCTTTTGGTCGGCAAAAATTCTCCGTTGTGTCGTTTGTTTCGGCCAGAGACTATTAAATTGGAGTTGGCGAAGCACACCGGTTCATGCGACAACTCCAACACGCTTTGGTTACTCACTGTGTTGTCGTTGTGGTTAGGACAGAACCCCGACGTAGTTTTTGAGGGCGAAACTTAA